The Macaca fascicularis isolate 582-1 chromosome 14, T2T-MFA8v1.1 genome contains the following window.
AGTGTATGTGCTCGTCTGGCCCTAGGCTCATATGTCTGTGGCTTCCTAAATGCCTCATTCCACATTGGGGGCATATTCAGTCTCTCTTTCTGTAAGTCCAATGAAGTCCATCACTTTTTCTGTGATGTTCCAGCAGTCATGGCTCTGTCTTGCTCTGATAAACACATTAGTGAGGCGATTCTGGTTTTTATGTCAAGCTTTAATATCTTTTTTGCTCTTCTAGTTATCTTTATCTCCTACTTGTTCATATTCATCACCATCTTGAAGAGGCATTCAGCTAAGGGACACCAAAAAGCATTATCCACCTGTGCCTCTCAtttcactgcagtctccatcttCTATGGGACAGTCATCTTCATGTACTTGCAGCCCAGCTCCAGCCACTCCATGGACACAGACAAAATGGCATCCGTGTTCTACGCTATGATCATCCCCATGCTGAACCCTGTGGTctacagcctgaggaacagagaaGTCAAGAATGCATTCAAGAAAGTGTTGAGAAGGCAAAAATTTCTATAAGATTGGAATTTTAACACTGTGGTATACACAAAAATGTTTCACTCATCTCAGACCTTCCTCACGCAATGAGTTACACTTGAAACCCCACAATACATTTAAGTTCATGAGGTGATATTCTTACCTCTTTAGAAGTcaattatgtaataaaaataaaacgttcTCAGAAATGTAACACCTGAACGAGGAAGGCTAAAGGGAAATGTTAGGATTTTTGGAACTTGCTGGTCAAACCTTACTAATGACATTTGGTTCACTCACTTGTTCCACTTGCATTTTCTCTACCACATTCCAATGCAAACATACTTGTTAAACAGGGACACCAACAAGCCCACAAAAATGTACATGTTTATGCCCTTGTGGGCACATAGGCATTAGAAGGAGAAATTTACTCAGAA
Protein-coding sequences here:
- the OR5B2 gene encoding olfactory receptor 5B2 — translated: MENCTEMTKFILLGLTNAPELQVPLFILFTFVYLLTLCGNVGMMMLILMDSYLHTPMYFFLSNLSLVDFGYSLTVTPKVMAGFLRGDKVISYNACAVQMFFFVALATVENYLLASMAYDRYAAVCKPLHYTTTMTASVCARLALGSYVCGFLNASFHIGGIFSLSFCKSNEVHHFFCDVPAVMALSCSDKHISEAILVFMSSFNIFFALLVIFISYLFIFITILKRHSAKGHQKALSTCASHFTAVSIFYGTVIFMYLQPSSSHSMDTDKMASVFYAMIIPMLNPVVYSLRNREVKNAFKKVLRRQKFL